The following proteins are co-located in the Camelina sativa cultivar DH55 chromosome 12, Cs, whole genome shotgun sequence genome:
- the LOC104731234 gene encoding protein SRG1-like, whose amino-acid sequence MEAKGETSWSSIIVPSVQEMVEEKMITTVPPRYVRYDHEDKTEVLDDSGLSTEIPIIDMKRLCSSIAVDAEVEKLDFACKEWGFLQLVNHGMDPSFLEKIKSKIQDFFNLPMEEKKKLWQQPKEMEGFGQAFVVSEDQKLDWGDMFFLVTQPVQFRKPHLLPKLPLPFRDTLEMYSTQVGNIAKILITKMAEALQIKPEEMEELFGDDMTQTMRMNYYPPCPQPDKVTGLTPHSDAAGLTILLQVNEVDGLQIKKNGKWVSVKPLQLPNAFVVNVGDILEIITNGTYRSIEHRGMVNSEKERLSIATFHNTGLDKEIGPARSLVQRQEAARFRSLKTTDYMKGLFSRELKGKSYLDALRI is encoded by the exons ATGGAAGCCAAAGGAGAAACCTCGTGGAGCTCTATCATAGTTCCTTCTGTTCAAGagatggtggaggagaagatgaTCACGACCGTTCCTCCCAGGTATGTCCGGTATGATCATGAAGACAAAACTGAAGTCCTCGATGATTCTGGTCTCTCAACCGAGATCCCAATCATCGACATGAAGCGGTTGTGTTCTTCGATAGCCGTGGACGCTGAGGTTGAGAAACTCGACTTCGCTTGCAAAGAGTGGGGATT TCTACAGCTTGTAAACCATGGGATGGACCCAAGTTTCTTGGAAAAAATCAAGTCAAAAATTCAAGATTTCTTCAACCTTCCCatggaagagaaaaagaagctgTGGCAGCAACCAAAGGAGATGGAAGGGTTTGGACAAGCTTTTGTGGTTTCAGAAGATCAGAAACTCGACTGGGGAGATATGTTCTTCCTTGTAACGCAACCTGTTCAATTCCGCAAGCCTCACTTGCTCCCCAAGCTACCTCTTCCTTTTAG AGATACGCTAGAGATGTATTCCACTCAAGTGGGGAATATAGCTAAGATCTTAATAACGAAAATGGCGGAAGCCCTGCAGATCAAAccagaggagatggaagaattATTTGGTGATGATATGACGCAGACTATGAGGATGAATTACTATCCGCCGTGTCCACAACCTGATAAGGTTACCGGTCTAACTCCCCATTCCGATGCGGCCGGACTCACCATACTTTTGCAGGTCAATGAAGTTGACGGTctccaaatcaagaaaaatggCAAGTGGGTTTCTGTCAAACCCTTACAGTTACCAAATGCTTTCGTTGTCAATGTTGGAGACATCTTAGAG ATCATAACGAACGGAACGTACCGAAGCATCGAGCATCGGGGAATGGTGAACTCGGAGAAAGAGCGACTGTCCATTGCAACATTCCATAATACGGGACTGGATAAAGAAATTGGTCCAGCGAGAAGCCTTGTTCAAAGGCAAGAGGCAGCAAGGTTTAGAAGCCTGAAAACTACAGACTACATGAAAGGATTGTTCTCCCGTGAACTCAAAGGAAAATCTTATCTTGATGCTTTGAGAATCTAG